A section of the Phaseolus vulgaris cultivar G19833 chromosome 8, P. vulgaris v2.0, whole genome shotgun sequence genome encodes:
- the LOC137827239 gene encoding metal tolerance protein 11 isoform X3 has translation MDYRVLHLEALEARGQGDNIAEYYQQQVEVLEGFTEMDALAERGFIPGMSKEERDKLARSETFAIRLSNVANMVLFVAKVYASIRSGSLAIIASTLDSLLDLLSGFILWFTAFSMQTPNPYQYPIGKKRMQPLGILVFASVMATLGLQIILESIRTLIYSDNSFNLTKEQEQWVVGIMLSVTLVKFLLMIYCRTFTNEIIKAYAQDHFFDVITNVIGLIAALLANYVDDWMDPVGAIILALYTIRTWSMTVLENVNSLVGRSAAPEYLQKLTYLCWNHHKAVRHIDTVRAYTFGSHYFVEVDIVLPADMQLQEAHDIGESLQEKLELLPEIERAFVHLDYEYSHKPEHAQANS, from the exons ATGGACTATAGGGTTTTGCATTTGGAAGCTCTAGAGGCTAGAG GTCAAGGGGATAATATTGCGGAGTACTACCAGCAGCAGGTTGAAGTGCTTGAGGGCTTTACTGAAATGGATGCCCTTGCCGAGCGTGGTTTTATTCCTGGAATGTCGaag GAGGAGCGAGACAAGTTAGCAAGAAGTGAGACGTTTGCCATCAGATTGTCAAATGTAGCAAACATGGTTCTTTTTGTCGCCAAAGTTTATGCATCAATACGAAGTGGTTCCCTAGCCATCATTGCATCGACTTTAGACTCACTTCTTGATCTCCTTTCTGGGTTTATCCTCTGGTTCACTGCATTTTCCATGCAGACACCAAACCCGTATCAGTACCCGATTGGAAAGAAACGGATGCAACCATTG GGAATTCTTGTTTTTGCCTCTGTCATGGCTACACTGGGACTGCAAATTATCTTGGAGTCTATCCGCACATTAATATATTCT GACAATTCATTCAACTTGACCAAGGAACAAGAGCAATGGGTTGTGGGAATTATGCTTTCAGTGACTTTGGTGAAATTCTTACTGATGATTTATTGCCGCACTTTTACTAATGAGATTATTAAAGCCTATGCCCAGGATCATTTTTTTGATGTGATCACTAATGTCATTGGTCTTATTGCTGCACTCTTGGCAAATTATGTTGATGATTGGATGGATCCTGTTGGTGCTATCATT CTGGCGTTGTACACCATTCGCACATGGTCAATGACAGTGTTGGAAAATGTGAATTCCCTGGTTGGAAGATCAGCTGCACCTGAGTATCTTCAGAAACTCACATACCTATGCTGGAACCACCACAAGGCTGTGAGGCACATCGACACAGTTCGGGCATACACATTCGGGTCTCACTACTTTGTTGAAGTTGATATTGTCCTCCCAGCAGATATGCAGTTGCAAGAGGCCCATGATATTGGGGAATCATTGCAAGAGAAGCTTGAGCTTTTACCCGAGATCGAACGTGCTTTCGTGCATCTTGATTATGAGTACAGTCACAAACCTGAGCATGCACAAGCAAACTCTTAG
- the LOC137827238 gene encoding large ribosomal subunit protein uL23-like, whose amino-acid sequence MAPTKVVNPKKADPKAQALKTAKAVKSGGQVSKKKTKKIRTSVTFHRPKTLKKDRNPKYPRISAPPRNKLDHYQILKFPLTTESAMKKIEDNNTLVFIVDLRADKKKIKDAVKKMYDIQAKKVNTLIRPDGTKKAYVRLTPDYDALDVANKIGII is encoded by the exons ATGGCTCCTACTAAGG TGGTGAATCCTAAAAAGGCTGATCCCAAAGCTCAGGCCTTGAAGACAGCTAAGGCTGTCAAATCAGGTGGCCAGGTGTCTAAGAAGAAAACTAAAAAGATCAGGACATCTGTTACTTTTCACCGGCCCAAGACATTGAAGAAGGACAGAAATCCTAAGTATCCTCGTATTAGTGCTCCACCTAGAAACAAGTTGGACCATTATCAGATACTTAAATTTCCTCTAACTACCGAATCTGCAATGAAGAAAATTGAGGATAACAATACACTGGTTTTTATTGTTGATCTCCGGGCCGACAAAAAGAAGATTAAAGATGCTGTGAAGAAGATGTATGACATTCAGGCCAAGAAAGTAAATACTTTAATCAG GCCAGACGGAACTAAGAAAGCCTATGTTAGGTTGACTCCAGATTATGATGCCTTGGATGTAGCCAACAAGATTGGTATCATCTAA
- the LOC137823746 gene encoding beta-hexosaminidase 1 gives MWVSSSSSPLLILFLISFAVSVTSVSVRRGAPLDETPTYLWPLPAEYTAGNQALGVDPALKLIVAGNGGGSAVIRAGFERYRGIVFQHTGLELGFSFMRKLRERLVSAVSAYDVDTLKITVHSDNEELQLGVDESYTLLVPKAKDSSQVTIEANTVYGALRGLETFSQLCSFDYTTKTVKIYKAPWSIQDKPRFAYRGLLLDTSRHYLPTTVIKQIIESMSYAKLNVLHWHIIDEESFPLEVPTYPNLWKGSYTKWERYTVEDAYEIVNFAKMRGINVMAEVDVPGHAESWGAGYPDLWPSPSCREPLDVSKNFTFDVISGILTDMRKIFPFELFHLGGDEVNTDCWSRTSHIKEWLQNHNMTTRDAYQYFVLKAQEIAVSKNWSPVNWEETFNTFPSKLHPKTIVHNWLGPGVCPKAVAKGFRCIYSNQGVWYLDHLDVPWNEVYTAEPLEGIHTASEQELVIGGEVCMWAETVDTSDVQQTIWPRAAAAAERLWSQRDSAPPNITVTAQLRFKNFRCLLNKRGVAAAPVTNYYARRAPVGPGSCYEQ, from the exons ATGTGggtatcttcttcttcttctcctcttcTCATTCTTTTCCTCATTTCCTTTGCTGTTTCAGTCACCTCAGTTTCTGTGCGGCGAGGGGCCCCACTCGATGAAACCCCCACTTACCTATGGCCCCTTCCCGCAGAGTACACTGCCGGCAACCAGGCTCTCGGCGTTGACCCTGCACTCAAGCTCATTGTCGCCGGAAACGGCGGCGGCTCCGCCGTTATCAGAGCGGGGTTTGAACGGTACAGAGGGATCGTATTCCAGCACACTGGATTGGAATTGGGGTTTAGTTTTATGAGAAAGCTGAGGGAACGGTTGGTGTCGGCTGTTTCGGCATACGATGTTGACACATTGAAGATAACTGTCCATTCAGACAACGAGGAG CTTCAATTGGGAGTGGATGAAAGCTATACCCTGCTGGTTCCCAAAGCCAAGGACTCTTCCCAAGTCACAATTGAG GCAAATACTGTTTATGGTGCTTTGCGGGGATTAGAG ACATTCAGCCAGTTGTGTTCTTTCGATTATACAACTAAAACAGTAAAAATATACAAGGCACCTTGGTCCATCCAAGATAAACCTAGATTTGCATATCGTGGGCTTTTGTTGG ATACGTCAAGGCACTATTTACCAACTACTGTAATCAAGCAGATTATTGAATCTATGTCCTATGCTAAACTT AATGTTCTTCATTGGCACATCATAGATGAGGAGTCATTTCCGCTTGAGGTACCTACATATCCAAACTTGTGGAAAGGTTCATATACCAAATGGGAACGTTACACTGTTGAAGATGCATATGAAATTGTCAA CTTCGCCAAAATGAGAG GCATAAATGTGATGGCAGAAGTGGATGTCCCTGGTCATGCAGAATCATG GGGTGCTGGATATCCTGATCTTTGGCCATCACCTTCCTGTAGGGAGCCACTTGATGTTTCAAAGAACTTTACTTTTGATGTCATTTCTGGTATTCTGACAG ATATGAGAAAGATTTTCCCATTTGAGCTATTTCACTTGGGTGGTGATGAAGTTAATACTG ATTGCTGGAGTAGAACTTCTCATATAAAGGAATG GCTTCAGAATCACAACATGACCACTAGAGATGCCTATCAGTATTTTGTACTGAAGGCTCAAGAGATTGCCGTTTCCAAAAATTGGAGTCCAGTGAACTG GGAGGAAACCTTCAATACATTTCCATCAAAGCTCCATCCAAAAACCATTGTGCACAACTG GTTGGGCCCTGGTGTTTGTCCAAAGGCTGTTGCAAAAGGTTTCAGGTGCATTTACAGTAACCAGGGTGTCTGGTATCTTGACCATCTGGATGTACCTTGGAATGAGGTCTACACTGCTGAGCCACTAGAGGGAATACATACAGCTTCTGAACAAGAGCTTGTAATTGGAGGAGAAGTTTGCATGTGGGCTGAGACAGTAGATACATCCGATGTTCAGCAAACAATATGGCCTCGAGCTGCTGCAGCTGCAG AACGCTTATGGAGTCAGAGAGATTCTGCCCCACCAAATATTACCGTAACTGCACAGCTACGGTTCAAAAACTTCAGATGTCTGTTGAATAAACGAGGGGTTGCAGCTGCTCCTGTGACGAATTATTATGCTAGAAGGGCACCTGTGGGTCCAGGGTCATGTTATGAGCAATAA
- the LOC137827239 gene encoding metal tolerance protein 11 isoform X2 → MVETVELHGEEQRSLLSDSNNGDRSWRLNFEGFQISSEHTEKQVKPSRGLHDCYGVLGQGDNIAEYYQQQVEVLEGFTEMDALAERGFIPGMSKEERDKLARSETFAIRLSNVANMVLFVAKVYASIRSGSLAIIASTLDSLLDLLSGFILWFTAFSMQTPNPYQYPIGKKRMQPLGILVFASVMATLGLQIILESIRTLIYSDNSFNLTKEQEQWVVGIMLSVTLVKFLLMIYCRTFTNEIIKAYAQDHFFDVITNVIGLIAALLANYVDDWMDPVGAIILALYTIRTWSMTVLENVNSLVGRSAAPEYLQKLTYLCWNHHKAVRHIDTVRAYTFGSHYFVEVDIVLPADMQLQEAHDIGESLQEKLELLPEIERAFVHLDYEYSHKPEHAQANS, encoded by the exons ATGGTGGAGACGGTGGAGCTTCACGGCGAGGAGCAGCGCTCGCTGCTCTCAGATTCGAATAATGGCGACCGCTCCTGGCGGTTGAACTTCGAGGGGTTTCAGATATCTTCGGAGCACACGGAGAAGCAAGTGAAACCCTCGCGCGGACTCCATGACTGTTATGGGGTTCTAG GTCAAGGGGATAATATTGCGGAGTACTACCAGCAGCAGGTTGAAGTGCTTGAGGGCTTTACTGAAATGGATGCCCTTGCCGAGCGTGGTTTTATTCCTGGAATGTCGaag GAGGAGCGAGACAAGTTAGCAAGAAGTGAGACGTTTGCCATCAGATTGTCAAATGTAGCAAACATGGTTCTTTTTGTCGCCAAAGTTTATGCATCAATACGAAGTGGTTCCCTAGCCATCATTGCATCGACTTTAGACTCACTTCTTGATCTCCTTTCTGGGTTTATCCTCTGGTTCACTGCATTTTCCATGCAGACACCAAACCCGTATCAGTACCCGATTGGAAAGAAACGGATGCAACCATTG GGAATTCTTGTTTTTGCCTCTGTCATGGCTACACTGGGACTGCAAATTATCTTGGAGTCTATCCGCACATTAATATATTCT GACAATTCATTCAACTTGACCAAGGAACAAGAGCAATGGGTTGTGGGAATTATGCTTTCAGTGACTTTGGTGAAATTCTTACTGATGATTTATTGCCGCACTTTTACTAATGAGATTATTAAAGCCTATGCCCAGGATCATTTTTTTGATGTGATCACTAATGTCATTGGTCTTATTGCTGCACTCTTGGCAAATTATGTTGATGATTGGATGGATCCTGTTGGTGCTATCATT CTGGCGTTGTACACCATTCGCACATGGTCAATGACAGTGTTGGAAAATGTGAATTCCCTGGTTGGAAGATCAGCTGCACCTGAGTATCTTCAGAAACTCACATACCTATGCTGGAACCACCACAAGGCTGTGAGGCACATCGACACAGTTCGGGCATACACATTCGGGTCTCACTACTTTGTTGAAGTTGATATTGTCCTCCCAGCAGATATGCAGTTGCAAGAGGCCCATGATATTGGGGAATCATTGCAAGAGAAGCTTGAGCTTTTACCCGAGATCGAACGTGCTTTCGTGCATCTTGATTATGAGTACAGTCACAAACCTGAGCATGCACAAGCAAACTCTTAG
- the LOC137823933 gene encoding protein-tyrosine-phosphatase MKP1, with translation MVGNDDAGHLSASRKMFWRSASWSSSRTAAGNASSGEAGKGFADSGSVEGSHGQNRRFPPPPLTPRSQQNCKARSCLPPLQPLSIARRSLDEWPKAGSDDIGEWPQPPTTPGGRGNGSNGERLKLDLSSIQHNNPDHGRSNNGGLVKRDKIAFFDKECSKVADHVYLGGDAVARDRDILKHNGITHVLNCVGFVCPEYFKADFVYRTLWLQDSPSEDITSILYDVFDYFEDVREQGGRVFVHCCQGVSRSTSLVIAYLMWREGQSFDDAFQFVKAARGIADPNMGFACQLLQCQKRVHAFPLSPSSLLRIYRIAPHSPYDPLHLVPKMLMDPSSAALDSRGAFIVHIPSAIYVWIGKNCEAIMERDARGAVGQIVRYEKVQGPIVMIKEGEEPAYFWDAFSNFLPLMDKSGNRVEDRNLSSKVLPDERRVEAYDVDYEVFKKAIMGGFVPPFASSENEHETHLPARESSWSALRRKVASANMKEFVSTPKLSFPRVYSDSMLCIHTSANLSPSSSLSSSSSSISSSSSPSFVSPDSISSDSSTHSKFLSEVSPDSSSLVLTPVPVSSSLSSFSNLSISSNSTSKTVSNSTDILGVKLSHPWSQSASLPLKKPSTSLAERRGSLSKSLKLPLRNDKKQVMDKPSSTFDNSQEYDIVGNGNVSYLQLSDSKDNFCESNNHAKDGSVDSFQKCELALCPSTVDSTHLKESSLVRNSVEPLIDSSSVEDALLGQSAALEGTNESGLQQFNVAQTSVYHWPSLEKIETFGTGHLDSKAAFVIFSPGTHVHAGNMLYIWVGRSFNCEASQVHLDIDKQLDCLGAVDWNQIGCDLLVRFSLPKNTVFKIVKENEESSEFLALLSSL, from the exons ATGGTGGGGAACGACGACGCGGGTCACCTCTCCGCCTCCCGGAAAATGTTCTGGAGGTCGGCGTCGTGGTCCTCCTCGCGCACCGCCGCCGGGAACGCTTCTTCCGGGGAGGCGGGTAAGGGTTTCGCGGATTCTGGCAGCGTTGAAGGCTCACATGGACAGAACCGGCGGTTCCCTCCGCCGCCACTGACGCCTCGTTCGCAGCAGAATTGTAAGGCGCGGTCGTGTCTGCCGCCGCTGCAGCCGCTGTCCATCGCCCGGCGGAGTCTTGATGAGTGGCCGAAGGCGGGGTCTGATGACATCGGCGAGTGGCCGCAGCCGCCCACCACCCCCGGCGGGAGAGGTAATGGTAGCAATGGTGAGAGGTTGAAACTTGATTTGTCTTCCATTCAGCATAACAACCCTGATCATGGTAGGAGTAACAATGGTGGGCTTGTGAAGAGGGATAAGATTGCATTTTTTGACAAGGAGTGTTCAAAAGTTGCTGATCATGTGTACCTTGGTGGTGATGCTGTTGCTAGGGATAGGGACATTTTGAAGCATAATGGTATCACTCATGTGTTGAATTGTGTGGGGTTTGTGTGTCCTGAGTACTTTAAGGCTGATTTTGTGTACAGGACTTTGTGGCTGCAGGACAGTCCCTCTGAGGACATTACTAGTATCTTGTATGATGTGTTTGACTACTTTGAGGATGTTAGGGAACAAGGTGGGAGGGTTTTTGTGCACTGTTGCCAAGGGGTCTCTAGGTCTACATCTCTGGTAATTGCTTACCTTATGTGGAGGGAAGGCCAAAGTTTTGATGATGCTTTTCAGTTTGTGAAGGCTGCAAGAGGGATTGCTGATCCCAACATGGGGTTCGCTTGCCAGTTGTTGCAGTGCCAGAAAAGGGTCCACGCCTTCCCTCTTAGTCCTAGCTCTTTGCTGAGGATTTACAGGATTGCTCCACACTCCCCTtatgatcctcttcatcttgttcCCAAAATGTTGATGGATCCTTCTTCAGCTGCATTGGACTCCAGAGGCGCGTTTATTGTGCACATTCCTTCTGCAATATATGTTTGGATTGGTAAGAATTGTGAGGCCATCATGGAGAGGGATGCCAGAGGGGCTGTTGGCCAGATTGTTCGGTATGAGAAGGTGCAAGGGCCAATTGTGATGATCAAGGAAGGTGAGGAACCAGCTTACTTCTGGGATgctttttctaattttctgcCCTTGATGGATAAATCTGGCAATAGGGTAGAAGATAGAAATTTGAGTAGTAAAGTTTTGCCTGATGAGAGGAGAGTGGAAGCTTATGATGTTGATTATGAAGTTTTCAAGAAAGCAATAATGGGAGGATTTGTGCCTCCCTTTGCCTCATCGGAGAATGAACATGAAACCCATCTGCCTGCAAGAGAGAGTAGTTGGAGTGCTTTAAGGCGTAAAGTTGCCTCTGCTAATATGAAGGAGTTTGTCTCCACCCCTAAGTTATCCTTTCCCAGGGTTTATTCAGACTCCATGTTGTGTATTCACACATCAGCAAACCTGTCTCCATCCTCATCCCTTTCATCATCCTCATCATCCATATCATCATCCTCTTCACCCTCTTTTGTTTCTCCGGACTCCATTTCTTCTGATTCCAGCACTCATTCTAAGTTTTTGTCAGAAGTGTCCCCAGATTCTTCCTCCTTGGTTTTGACTCCTGTTCCCGTATCTTCTTCTTTGTCTAGTTTTTCTAATTTGTCAATCTCTTCAAATTCTACTTCTAAAACAGTTTCTAACAGTACAGATATCCTTGGTGTCAAGTTATCACATCCCTGGTCTCAGTCAGCCTCTTTACCATTGAAAAAACCATCAACTTCCCTTGCTGAACGCAGAGGTAGTTTGTCAAAATCTTTGAAGTTGCCACTTAGGAATGATAAGAAACAAGTGATGGATAAGCCATCATCGACCTTTGATAATAGTCAAGAATATGACATTGTTGGTAATGGCAATGTTAGCTATTTGCAACTATCAGACAGTAAAGATAATTTTTGTGAGTCTAACAACCATGCCAAGGATGGAAGTGTGGATTCATTTCAAAAGTGTGAGCTGGCATTATGTCCAAGCACTGTTGACAGCActcacctcaaggaatcatcaCTTGTCCGGAACTCTGTTGAGCCTTTGATAGATAGTTCCTCAGTAGAAGACGCATTGCTTGGTCAGTCTGCAGCATTGGAGGGAACTAATGAGAGTGGCTTACAGCAGTTTAATGTGGCACAGACTTCGGTATATCACTGGCCCAGTTTAGAAAAGATTGAGACATTTGGTACAGGTCATTTGGATTCTAAAGCTGCTTTTGTCATATTCTCTCCGGGTACGCATGTACATGCAGGGAACATGTTATACATTTGGGTAGGGAGGTCTTTCAATTGTGAAGCTTCACAGGTTCACTTGGATATTGATAAACAGTTAGATTGTTTAGGAGCTGTTGACTGGAATCAAATTGGTTGTGATCTCCTTGTTCGGTTCAGTTTGCCAAAGAATACAGTCTTCAAG ATCGTTAAAGAGAATGAGGAATCATCTGAGTTTCTTGCTTTGCTCAGTTCATTGTAG
- the LOC137827239 gene encoding metal tolerance protein 11 isoform X1: MVETVELHGEEQRSLLSDSNNGDRSWRLNFEGFQISSEHTEKQVKPSRGLHDCYGVLGQGDNIAEYYQQQVEVLEGFTEMDALAERGFIPGMSKVSISFSPFWSLDLRLLYSQKPWLNIHCCGQEERDKLARSETFAIRLSNVANMVLFVAKVYASIRSGSLAIIASTLDSLLDLLSGFILWFTAFSMQTPNPYQYPIGKKRMQPLGILVFASVMATLGLQIILESIRTLIYSDNSFNLTKEQEQWVVGIMLSVTLVKFLLMIYCRTFTNEIIKAYAQDHFFDVITNVIGLIAALLANYVDDWMDPVGAIILALYTIRTWSMTVLENVNSLVGRSAAPEYLQKLTYLCWNHHKAVRHIDTVRAYTFGSHYFVEVDIVLPADMQLQEAHDIGESLQEKLELLPEIERAFVHLDYEYSHKPEHAQANS, from the exons ATGGTGGAGACGGTGGAGCTTCACGGCGAGGAGCAGCGCTCGCTGCTCTCAGATTCGAATAATGGCGACCGCTCCTGGCGGTTGAACTTCGAGGGGTTTCAGATATCTTCGGAGCACACGGAGAAGCAAGTGAAACCCTCGCGCGGACTCCATGACTGTTATGGGGTTCTAG GTCAAGGGGATAATATTGCGGAGTACTACCAGCAGCAGGTTGAAGTGCTTGAGGGCTTTACTGAAATGGATGCCCTTGCCGAGCGTGGTTTTATTCCTGGAATGTCGaaggtttctatttcattttcTCCTTTTTGGTCTCTAGATTTACGATTGTTATATAGTCAAAAGCCTTGGCTGAATATCCACTGCTGTGGGCAGGAGGAGCGAGACAAGTTAGCAAGAAGTGAGACGTTTGCCATCAGATTGTCAAATGTAGCAAACATGGTTCTTTTTGTCGCCAAAGTTTATGCATCAATACGAAGTGGTTCCCTAGCCATCATTGCATCGACTTTAGACTCACTTCTTGATCTCCTTTCTGGGTTTATCCTCTGGTTCACTGCATTTTCCATGCAGACACCAAACCCGTATCAGTACCCGATTGGAAAGAAACGGATGCAACCATTG GGAATTCTTGTTTTTGCCTCTGTCATGGCTACACTGGGACTGCAAATTATCTTGGAGTCTATCCGCACATTAATATATTCT GACAATTCATTCAACTTGACCAAGGAACAAGAGCAATGGGTTGTGGGAATTATGCTTTCAGTGACTTTGGTGAAATTCTTACTGATGATTTATTGCCGCACTTTTACTAATGAGATTATTAAAGCCTATGCCCAGGATCATTTTTTTGATGTGATCACTAATGTCATTGGTCTTATTGCTGCACTCTTGGCAAATTATGTTGATGATTGGATGGATCCTGTTGGTGCTATCATT CTGGCGTTGTACACCATTCGCACATGGTCAATGACAGTGTTGGAAAATGTGAATTCCCTGGTTGGAAGATCAGCTGCACCTGAGTATCTTCAGAAACTCACATACCTATGCTGGAACCACCACAAGGCTGTGAGGCACATCGACACAGTTCGGGCATACACATTCGGGTCTCACTACTTTGTTGAAGTTGATATTGTCCTCCCAGCAGATATGCAGTTGCAAGAGGCCCATGATATTGGGGAATCATTGCAAGAGAAGCTTGAGCTTTTACCCGAGATCGAACGTGCTTTCGTGCATCTTGATTATGAGTACAGTCACAAACCTGAGCATGCACAAGCAAACTCTTAG
- the LOC137827239 gene encoding metal tolerance protein 11 isoform X4 produces MNRVFLAFWGSCWKMDYRVLHLEALEARGQGDNIAEYYQQQVEVLEGFTEMDALAERGFIPGMSKEERDKLARSETFAIRLSNVANMVLFVAKVYASIRSGSLAIIASTLDSLLDLLSGFILWFTAFSMQTPNPYQYPIGKKRMQPLGILVFASVMATLGLQIILESIRTLIYSDNSFNLTKEQEQWVVGIMLSVTLVKFLLMIYCRTFTNEIIKAYAQDHFFDVITNVIGLIAALLANYVDDWMDPVGAIILALYTIRTWSMTVLENVNSLVGRSAAPEYLQKLTYLCWNHHKAVRHIDTVRAYTFGSHYFVEVDIVLPADMQLQEAHDIGESLQEKLELLPEIERAFVHLDYEYSHKPEHAQANS; encoded by the exons ATGAATCGAGTATTTCTTGCTTTTTGGGGCAGTTGCTGGAAGATGGACTATAGGGTTTTGCATTTGGAAGCTCTAGAGGCTAGAG GTCAAGGGGATAATATTGCGGAGTACTACCAGCAGCAGGTTGAAGTGCTTGAGGGCTTTACTGAAATGGATGCCCTTGCCGAGCGTGGTTTTATTCCTGGAATGTCGaag GAGGAGCGAGACAAGTTAGCAAGAAGTGAGACGTTTGCCATCAGATTGTCAAATGTAGCAAACATGGTTCTTTTTGTCGCCAAAGTTTATGCATCAATACGAAGTGGTTCCCTAGCCATCATTGCATCGACTTTAGACTCACTTCTTGATCTCCTTTCTGGGTTTATCCTCTGGTTCACTGCATTTTCCATGCAGACACCAAACCCGTATCAGTACCCGATTGGAAAGAAACGGATGCAACCATTG GGAATTCTTGTTTTTGCCTCTGTCATGGCTACACTGGGACTGCAAATTATCTTGGAGTCTATCCGCACATTAATATATTCT GACAATTCATTCAACTTGACCAAGGAACAAGAGCAATGGGTTGTGGGAATTATGCTTTCAGTGACTTTGGTGAAATTCTTACTGATGATTTATTGCCGCACTTTTACTAATGAGATTATTAAAGCCTATGCCCAGGATCATTTTTTTGATGTGATCACTAATGTCATTGGTCTTATTGCTGCACTCTTGGCAAATTATGTTGATGATTGGATGGATCCTGTTGGTGCTATCATT CTGGCGTTGTACACCATTCGCACATGGTCAATGACAGTGTTGGAAAATGTGAATTCCCTGGTTGGAAGATCAGCTGCACCTGAGTATCTTCAGAAACTCACATACCTATGCTGGAACCACCACAAGGCTGTGAGGCACATCGACACAGTTCGGGCATACACATTCGGGTCTCACTACTTTGTTGAAGTTGATATTGTCCTCCCAGCAGATATGCAGTTGCAAGAGGCCCATGATATTGGGGAATCATTGCAAGAGAAGCTTGAGCTTTTACCCGAGATCGAACGTGCTTTCGTGCATCTTGATTATGAGTACAGTCACAAACCTGAGCATGCACAAGCAAACTCTTAG